In Candidatus Zixiibacteriota bacterium, the DNA window TTTCTCAACAGAGCCTTCGGTCCTTACGCCTGGGCGTACTGGACGATGATAACCTGCAATGTTCTGGTGCCGCAGTTATTCTGGTTCAAGAAAATCCGAAACAGCATCAGCGCTCTCTTCGTCATTTCAATTCTTATTAACGTAGGAATGTGGTTTGAGCGGTTTGTGATTGTGGTGACCTCGCTCTCGCGAGATTTTCTCCCCGCCAATTGGGATTATTACCGACCGACTTTCTGGGATATCGCCACTTTTGTCGGCTCCTTTGGACTTTTCCTGACACTCTTCCTGTTGTTTGTTCGGTTTGTCCCGATAATTTCCATGGCCGAAGTCAAAGGAGTTCTGCCGCAGGCCGACCCGCATCACGCTTCGGAAGAGCAGATAAAGAATGAGAATCATGCAAGATAAAGATAACAGAGAAATATATATCCTGGCGGAGTTTGGAAGCGCCGCCAGTCTGTATCAGGCGGCGGAGAAGATGCGGGATACCGGCCAATACAATTTCGATTGCCATTCTCCCTTCCCCATTCATGGAATGGATGCCGCTATGGGACTGAAACGGTCGCCGCTGGGTTGGATTGCCGGGCTCTGCGCTACTTTTGGGGCGCTCGGCGGGGTGGCGCTGCAGTGGTACGCCAGCACCATCGCGTACCCTCTGGTCATTTCCGGAAAGCCTTTTTTCAGTTTTCAGGCATATTTGCCGGTGACTTTTGCGCTGGGAGTTCTAATGGCAGCCGGGGCGTCGCTGTTTGGTATGCTGGGATTGAATCGCCTGCCACAGTTTCATCATCCGTTATTCCACTCGGAACGCTTCAAAAGAGTCACTGATGACAGCTTCTTCATAAGCGCGGTCGCCGCAAATGCCGACGAGGGAGAAAAACTGCAAAGATTTCTGGAATCGATTGGCGGTCGCA includes these proteins:
- a CDS encoding DUF3341 domain-containing protein produces the protein MRIMQDKDNREIYILAEFGSAASLYQAAEKMRDTGQYNFDCHSPFPIHGMDAAMGLKRSPLGWIAGLCATFGALGGVALQWYASTIAYPLVISGKPFFSFQAYLPVTFALGVLMAAGASLFGMLGLNRLPQFHHPLFHSERFKRVTDDSFFISAVAANADEGEKLQRFLESIGGRNLEVLKD